From the genome of Acidobacteriota bacterium, one region includes:
- a CDS encoding response regulator, translating to MRARILVVDDTPDNLDLMEQILEDDYDVTLASSGPECLELAARDPFDLILLDVQMPGMDGYEVLRRLQADERTREIPVIFVTARFRDPDRISTGLDLGAFDYITKPVEDEILLAKVRAVLRIREAEREKARVEAQLRHVHKLEAIGRLAAGIAHEINTPIQFIGDNLRFLEESFGDLVGFAGAVARAAREGRLDAAEVARRADEIELSYLEEEVPQSIRQSIDGVNRVAEIVKAMKRFGHPGGASREEVDINELVRTTAVVSRSEWKYVADLELELHDGLPLVPCRGNDISQVLLNLIVNAAHAIRDKIGERPETKGRIVLRTRLLDQAVEIEVEDSGCGIPEEIRDRVFDPFFTTKEVGKGTGQGLALAHAIVVQQHGGEIGFDSVEGQGTRFRIRLPLEAAGAEAATPEGEPAAEPVA from the coding sequence ATGAGAGCGAGGATCCTCGTCGTCGACGACACCCCGGACAATCTCGATCTGATGGAGCAGATCCTTGAGGACGACTACGACGTCACCCTCGCGTCGAGCGGACCCGAGTGCCTCGAGCTGGCGGCCCGCGACCCGTTCGACCTCATCCTGCTCGACGTGCAGATGCCGGGGATGGATGGCTACGAGGTCCTTCGCCGCCTCCAAGCCGACGAGCGCACCCGGGAGATTCCCGTCATCTTCGTGACGGCCAGATTCCGGGACCCTGACCGGATCAGCACCGGCCTCGACCTGGGGGCCTTCGACTACATCACCAAGCCGGTGGAGGACGAAATCCTCCTGGCGAAGGTGCGGGCGGTGCTGCGCATCCGCGAGGCGGAGCGCGAGAAGGCGCGCGTCGAGGCCCAGCTCCGGCACGTCCACAAGCTCGAGGCAATCGGACGGCTCGCCGCCGGCATCGCCCACGAGATCAACACGCCGATCCAGTTCATCGGCGACAACCTCCGCTTCCTCGAGGAGAGCTTCGGCGACCTGGTCGGTTTCGCGGGCGCGGTCGCCCGAGCCGCCCGGGAGGGGCGGCTCGACGCCGCCGAGGTCGCGCGGCGCGCCGATGAGATCGAGCTGTCCTATCTCGAAGAGGAGGTGCCCCAGTCGATCCGGCAGTCGATCGACGGGGTGAACCGGGTGGCCGAGATCGTCAAAGCGATGAAGCGCTTCGGACATCCGGGCGGAGCGTCGCGCGAAGAGGTCGACATCAACGAGCTGGTTCGCACCACGGCCGTGGTCTCGCGGAGCGAATGGAAGTACGTCGCCGATCTGGAGTTGGAGCTGCACGATGGGCTTCCCCTCGTTCCCTGTCGCGGGAACGACATCAGCCAGGTCCTGCTGAATCTCATCGTCAATGCCGCCCACGCCATCCGCGACAAGATCGGAGAGCGACCCGAGACGAAAGGCCGCATCGTTCTCCGCACGCGCCTCCTGGACCAAGCGGTCGAGATCGAGGTCGAGGACAGCGGTTGCGGGATCCCGGAGGAGATCCGCGACCGGGTGTTCGATCCCTTCTTCACGACCAAGGAAGTGGGGAAGGGGACCGGACAGGGGCTGGCGCTCGCGCACGCGATCGTGGTCCAGCAGCACGGCGGGGAGATCGGATTCGACAGCGTGGAGGGGCAGGGCACGAGGTTCCGGATCCGGCTCCCGCTCGAGGCCGCCGGCGCGGAAGCGGCCACCCCCGAGGGGGAGCCCGCCGCTGAGCCCGTCGCCTGA
- a CDS encoding response regulator: MSGRAELPSKGPVPPRGRPVLAAILAAAIAGGLFPLALPFGIDFRFGSIAVFATIRLFGPRWGVLAGILSGAASSWVWGHPGPLAVGFAEALAVGLLVQRGVPLLAAAGAFWLAGGVPLVAVLYGWHLALGADATAFLALARGLNGLADAALAGLLVHAIPVDWCRRLRLPVAPSPVRHLLFDLMAASGLLPGLAAAAVALHVGRASIESELWERLDERAERIAAALESHAPPDSEGPPLSGDWFAKEAGTGPFRVIGPAGEEVASAGNGPFGTAGSEGEVREVSKGRYLLLPRPVHRPPPLRWQDASYVREIALPGFPGWRLQVAASAAAVRDRVHTVGRVCLMVVLVLVAGAFALAFKVSRALARPLAGLAALAREIPRSLDRPWHPEWPAARTREVRTLVGQFREMAETLRRTVSDLRRRSADLEQANRALREEAAHRERLERRVRQAEKIEALGRFAGGIAHDFNNVLAAILGHAELLRDTLPEGGEEARAAGEILVAARRGRRLVEQILAFSRAAPEDRRPTELRPLVEETVRFLRASLPATTAVEVVSDGEPAVVEADPTRLQQVLLNLAANAQDAIGSGGGRIEIGLRRVTLDGEAAGRLGVAPGRYELLTVSDDGGGIEAEVLDRIFDPFFTTKPAGRGTGLGLAVVHGIVSSYGGTLEAESRPGEGTTISVYLPLADREAGPEEVPPRSAARGRGRILVVDDEPMLARLTARMLERLGYEAVPVTSGPAALDRFRRDPAGFDAVVTDETMPDLPGDRLAAELRAIRPDLPVLLTTGFSRRLEGKTAAALGVSGILVKPFGKEQLGRSLAEALAHRTHPAGDTGPRAEIRRDRHPNA; this comes from the coding sequence ATGTCCGGGAGGGCCGAGCTGCCGTCGAAAGGCCCCGTTCCACCGCGGGGCCGGCCGGTTCTCGCCGCGATCCTCGCCGCGGCGATCGCGGGAGGACTGTTTCCGCTCGCGCTCCCGTTCGGGATCGACTTCCGCTTCGGGTCGATCGCCGTTTTCGCCACCATCCGGCTGTTCGGACCCCGATGGGGCGTCCTGGCCGGGATCCTCTCCGGAGCCGCCTCGTCCTGGGTGTGGGGCCACCCCGGCCCGCTGGCCGTCGGCTTCGCCGAGGCGCTCGCCGTCGGGCTCCTCGTGCAGCGTGGAGTTCCGCTGCTGGCCGCGGCCGGAGCGTTCTGGCTCGCCGGCGGCGTGCCGCTGGTCGCGGTGCTCTATGGCTGGCATCTCGCACTGGGGGCGGATGCGACCGCTTTCCTCGCGCTCGCGCGCGGCCTCAACGGCCTCGCCGACGCGGCGCTGGCGGGCCTTCTCGTTCACGCCATTCCGGTGGATTGGTGTCGCCGCCTGCGATTGCCGGTCGCGCCGTCACCCGTTCGCCACCTGCTCTTCGACCTCATGGCCGCGAGCGGACTGCTGCCCGGGCTGGCGGCCGCGGCGGTCGCCCTGCATGTGGGACGCGCCTCGATCGAGTCGGAGCTGTGGGAGCGGCTCGACGAGAGGGCGGAGCGGATCGCCGCCGCGCTCGAGAGTCACGCGCCGCCGGATTCGGAAGGGCCGCCGCTGTCCGGGGACTGGTTCGCCAAGGAGGCCGGCACCGGTCCCTTCCGGGTGATCGGTCCGGCGGGGGAGGAGGTGGCCTCGGCGGGAAACGGCCCCTTCGGAACGGCCGGTTCGGAGGGCGAGGTGCGGGAAGTTTCGAAAGGCCGCTACCTGCTCCTCCCGCGGCCGGTGCACCGGCCGCCGCCGCTCCGCTGGCAGGACGCTTCCTATGTGCGCGAGATCGCACTGCCAGGCTTTCCGGGGTGGCGACTACAGGTGGCGGCGTCGGCGGCCGCGGTCCGCGACCGCGTGCACACGGTGGGGCGGGTGTGCCTGATGGTCGTGCTCGTGCTGGTCGCGGGGGCGTTCGCACTCGCCTTCAAGGTCAGCAGAGCCCTGGCGCGCCCCCTCGCCGGTCTGGCCGCGCTCGCCCGGGAGATTCCCCGCTCTCTCGATCGGCCTTGGCATCCGGAGTGGCCCGCCGCGAGGACGCGCGAGGTGCGCACCCTGGTCGGGCAGTTCCGGGAAATGGCGGAGACCCTCCGGCGAACCGTGTCCGATCTGCGCCGCAGGAGCGCCGACCTGGAGCAGGCGAACCGGGCGCTCCGGGAAGAGGCCGCTCATCGGGAACGCCTCGAGCGGCGGGTGCGGCAGGCGGAGAAGATCGAGGCGCTCGGGCGTTTCGCAGGAGGGATCGCCCATGATTTCAACAACGTTCTCGCCGCGATCCTCGGCCATGCGGAACTCCTCCGCGACACCCTGCCGGAAGGCGGCGAGGAGGCGCGTGCCGCCGGCGAGATCCTGGTCGCGGCGCGGAGGGGCCGCCGTCTGGTGGAGCAGATCCTCGCCTTCAGCCGGGCGGCGCCCGAAGACCGGCGCCCGACCGAGCTGCGGCCGCTCGTCGAGGAAACGGTTCGGTTCCTCCGGGCGTCGCTGCCGGCGACGACCGCCGTGGAAGTGGTCTCGGACGGCGAGCCGGCCGTCGTGGAGGCCGACCCCACGCGGCTGCAACAGGTCCTGCTGAACCTGGCCGCCAACGCCCAGGACGCGATCGGCAGCGGGGGCGGCCGGATCGAGATCGGCTTGCGCCGCGTCACGCTGGATGGCGAGGCGGCCGGGAGGCTCGGGGTCGCCCCCGGCCGGTACGAGCTCCTGACCGTGAGCGACGACGGCGGCGGGATCGAGGCCGAGGTGCTCGACCGTATCTTCGATCCCTTCTTCACCACCAAACCCGCGGGTCGGGGAACCGGTCTCGGCCTGGCGGTGGTGCACGGAATCGTGTCCTCCTACGGCGGAACGCTCGAAGCCGAAAGCCGGCCGGGTGAAGGGACCACCATCTCCGTGTACCTCCCGCTTGCCGACCGCGAAGCCGGTCCGGAGGAGGTCCCGCCTCGGAGCGCCGCGCGGGGGCGGGGACGGATCCTGGTCGTGGACGACGAGCCGATGCTCGCGAGGCTGACCGCGCGCATGCTCGAACGGCTCGGCTACGAAGCGGTCCCCGTGACCTCCGGGCCCGCGGCGCTCGATCGGTTCCGGCGCGATCCGGCCGGTTTCGACGCGGTCGTCACCGACGAGACGATGCCGGATCTTCCGGGCGACCGACTGGCCGCCGAGTTGCGCGCGATCCGGCCGGATCTCCCCGTGCTGCTGACCACCGGGTTCAGCCGCCGCCTCGAGGGAAAGACCGCCGCGGCCCTCGGCGTCTCCGGAATCCTCGTCAAGCCCTTCGGGAAGGAGCAGCTCGGCCGGTCGCTGGCGGAGGCCCTGGCGCACCGGACGCATCCTGCCGGCGACACCGGGCCCCGCGCGGAGATTCGGCGGGACCGCCATCCGAACGCGTGA